In one window of Rhodopseudomonas palustris HaA2 DNA:
- the leuC gene encoding 3-isopropylmalate dehydratase large subunit — MSAAKPTTLYDKIWNDHLVHEAEDGTCLLYIDRHLVHEVTSPQAFEGLRTAGRKVHAPEKTLAVVDHNVPTTDRSKPNPDPESAEQIAALAENARDFGVTYYNEFDKRQGVVHVIGPEQGFTLPGTTIVCGDSHTSTHGAFGALAHGIGTSEVEHVLATQTLIQKKAKNMRVTVDGDLPDGVTAKDIILAIIGEIGTAGGTGYVLEYAGDAIRALSMEGRMTVCNMSIEGGARAGLIAPDEKAYAYLKGRPMAPTGAHWDAAMRYWDTLRSDEGAHFDHELRLDAAALPPIVTWGTSPEDVISVTGKVPNPADIADEAKRLSKERALAYMGLTPGTKITDIKIDRMFIGSCTNGRIEDLRAAAKVAEGKTVNANVNAIIVPGSGLVKEQAEAEGLDKIFVKAGFEWREPGCSMCLAMNPDKLAPEERCASTSNRNFEGRQGFKGRTHLVSPAMAAAAAIAGHFVDIRDWR, encoded by the coding sequence ATGTCCGCTGCAAAACCCACCACGCTGTACGACAAGATCTGGAACGACCATCTGGTGCACGAGGCCGAGGACGGCACCTGCCTGCTGTATATCGACCGTCATCTGGTGCACGAAGTGACCAGCCCGCAGGCCTTCGAAGGGCTGCGCACCGCCGGCCGCAAGGTCCATGCGCCGGAGAAGACGCTGGCGGTGGTCGATCACAACGTGCCGACCACCGATCGCTCCAAGCCTAATCCGGATCCGGAGAGCGCCGAGCAGATCGCCGCTCTGGCCGAGAACGCCCGCGACTTCGGCGTCACCTACTACAACGAGTTCGACAAGCGGCAGGGCGTGGTCCACGTCATCGGCCCGGAGCAGGGCTTCACGCTGCCCGGCACCACCATCGTCTGCGGCGACAGCCACACCTCGACGCATGGCGCGTTCGGCGCGCTGGCGCACGGCATCGGCACCTCCGAGGTCGAGCACGTCCTCGCCACCCAGACGCTGATCCAGAAGAAGGCCAAGAACATGCGCGTGACCGTCGACGGCGATCTGCCGGACGGCGTCACCGCCAAGGACATCATCCTGGCCATCATCGGCGAGATCGGCACCGCGGGTGGCACCGGCTACGTGCTGGAATACGCCGGCGATGCGATCCGCGCGCTGTCGATGGAAGGCCGCATGACGGTCTGCAACATGTCGATCGAAGGCGGCGCCCGCGCCGGCCTGATCGCGCCCGATGAGAAGGCCTATGCGTACTTGAAGGGCCGCCCGATGGCGCCGACCGGCGCCCATTGGGACGCCGCGATGCGCTATTGGGACACGCTGCGTTCCGACGAGGGCGCGCATTTCGACCACGAACTCCGGCTCGATGCCGCAGCGCTGCCGCCGATCGTGACCTGGGGCACCTCGCCCGAAGACGTCATCTCGGTCACCGGAAAGGTGCCGAACCCGGCCGACATCGCCGACGAGGCCAAGCGGCTCTCCAAAGAGCGCGCGCTGGCCTATATGGGGCTGACGCCGGGGACGAAGATCACCGACATCAAGATCGACCGGATGTTCATCGGTTCCTGCACCAACGGCCGGATCGAGGATCTGCGCGCCGCCGCCAAGGTCGCCGAGGGCAAGACCGTCAACGCCAATGTCAACGCCATCATCGTGCCGGGCTCCGGGCTGGTGAAGGAACAGGCCGAGGCCGAGGGGCTGGACAAGATCTTCGTCAAGGCCGGCTTCGAATGGCGTGAGCCGGGCTGCTCGATGTGCCTCGCCATGAACCCCGACAAGCTCGCCCCGGAAGAGCGCTGCGCCTCGACCTCGAACCGCAATTTCGAAGGCCGTCAGGGCTTCAAGGGCCGCACCCATCTGGTGTCGCCTGCGATGGCGGCGGCGGCGGCGATCGCCGGCCACTTCGTCGACATCCGCGACTGGCGCTGA
- the rplS gene encoding 50S ribosomal protein L19, whose amino-acid sequence MNLIQTLEKEQFDKLSAGKTIPEFGPGDTVIVNVKVVEGERSRVQAYEGVCIGRSGGGINESFTVRKISYGEGVERVFPLLSPMIDSIKVVRRGKVRRAKLYYLRNLRGKSARIVEKKQDRPAKVAAGAAE is encoded by the coding sequence ATGAACCTCATTCAGACGCTCGAAAAAGAGCAGTTCGACAAGCTGTCCGCCGGCAAGACGATTCCGGAATTCGGCCCCGGCGACACCGTCATCGTCAACGTGAAGGTCGTCGAAGGCGAGCGCTCGCGCGTGCAGGCCTATGAGGGCGTCTGCATCGGCCGCTCCGGCGGCGGCATCAACGAGAGCTTCACCGTCCGCAAGATTTCCTACGGCGAAGGCGTCGAGCGCGTGTTCCCGCTGCTGTCCCCGATGATCGACTCGATCAAGGTGGTGCGCCGCGGCAAGGTGCGTCGCGCCAAGCTGTATTACCTGCGCAACCTGCGCGGCAAATCGGCCCGCATCGTCGAAAAGAAGCAGGACCGCCCGGCCAAGGTCGCCGCCGGCGCCGCCGAGTAA
- the trmD gene encoding tRNA (guanosine(37)-N1)-methyltransferase TrmD, which yields MTWRATVLTLFPEMFPGPLGVSLAGRGLAAGLWALEARDIRDSATDRHRSVDDTPAGGGPGMVLRADVLAAAIDAADPVPGRPRLVMSPRGRPLTQARVAELAAGPGPLIVCGRFEGIDQRVIDARNLEEVSIGDYVLSGGEIAALALIDACVRLLPGVMGKLDSSAEESFSAGLLEYPQYTRPKSFEGRPIPEILTSGDHAKVAAWRQAEAEALTRARRPDLWAARSVARPAANAPAKGESQKTPKNKTDG from the coding sequence ATGACCTGGCGCGCCACCGTCCTCACGCTGTTTCCGGAGATGTTTCCCGGGCCGCTCGGCGTCAGCCTGGCGGGGCGGGGGCTGGCGGCCGGGCTGTGGGCGCTGGAGGCGCGCGACATCCGCGACTCGGCCACTGACCGACACCGTAGCGTCGACGACACCCCGGCCGGCGGCGGGCCCGGCATGGTGCTGCGCGCCGACGTGCTGGCGGCGGCGATCGACGCCGCCGATCCTGTGCCGGGCCGTCCCCGGCTGGTGATGAGCCCGCGCGGTCGGCCATTGACCCAGGCGCGCGTCGCGGAACTGGCGGCTGGGCCCGGCCCGCTGATCGTCTGCGGCCGGTTCGAGGGCATCGACCAGCGCGTGATCGACGCCCGGAACCTGGAGGAGGTCTCGATCGGCGACTACGTGCTGTCCGGCGGCGAGATCGCCGCGCTGGCGCTGATCGATGCCTGCGTCCGGCTGCTGCCCGGGGTGATGGGCAAGCTCGATTCCTCGGCCGAGGAGAGCTTTTCGGCCGGGTTGCTGGAATATCCGCAATACACAAGGCCGAAGAGTTTCGAGGGCCGTCCGATCCCCGAGATCCTGACCTCGGGCGACCACGCCAAGGTCGCCGCCTGGCGGCAGGCCGAGGCCGAGGCGCTGACCCGGGCGCGCCGGCCTGATTTGTGGGCCGCAAGATCTGTGGCAAGACCCGCCGCAAACGCCCCCGCAAAAGGCGAATCGCAAAAAACGCCAAAAAACAAGACGGACGGGTGA
- the rimM gene encoding ribosome maturation factor RimM (Essential for efficient processing of 16S rRNA): MPSGPISVARQVCVARIGAPHGVRGAMRLWSFTADPLAVGDYGPLSTKDGTRSFEIATARAAKDHLVVTLKGVTTRDEAVRLNGLELYVPRDALPPTEDDEYYHADLIGLPAITTSGEPLGRVLAIHNFGAGDIIEIAPASGPTLLLPFTNAVVPTVDLAAGQVIIELPAEIEGDTPNHPEA; encoded by the coding sequence ATGCCGTCCGGGCCGATTTCCGTCGCCCGGCAAGTCTGCGTCGCGCGAATCGGCGCGCCGCACGGCGTGCGCGGCGCGATGCGGCTGTGGAGCTTCACCGCCGATCCGCTCGCCGTCGGCGACTACGGCCCGCTGTCGACCAAGGACGGCACACGCTCGTTCGAGATCGCCACCGCGCGCGCCGCCAAGGATCATCTGGTGGTGACGCTGAAGGGCGTCACCACGCGCGACGAGGCGGTGCGCCTCAACGGCCTCGAACTGTATGTGCCGCGCGACGCCCTGCCGCCGACCGAGGACGACGAGTACTATCACGCCGACCTGATCGGCCTGCCGGCGATCACGACGTCCGGCGAGCCGCTCGGCCGCGTGCTGGCGATCCACAATTTCGGCGCCGGCGACATCATCGAGATCGCGCCGGCTTCCGGCCCGACGCTGCTGCTGCCGTTCACCAACGCGGTGGTGCCGACGGTCGACCTCGCCGCCGGGCAGGTGATCATCGAACTGCCCGCCGAGATCGAGGGCGACACGCCGAACCATCCGGAGGCGTGA
- the rpsP gene encoding 30S ribosomal protein S16, giving the protein MSVVIRLARAGTKKRPFYHVVVADSRFPRDGRFIERLGYFNPLMAKDNEARLKLDLDKVKDWLAKGAQPSDRVARFLDITGVKKREARNNPEKAVPRKERKAAAEAAAKK; this is encoded by the coding sequence ATGTCCGTCGTCATCCGCCTCGCGCGCGCTGGTACCAAGAAGCGCCCGTTCTATCACGTCGTCGTCGCCGATTCGCGCTTTCCCCGCGACGGCCGCTTCATCGAGCGGCTCGGTTACTTCAATCCGCTGATGGCGAAGGACAACGAGGCGCGCCTCAAGCTCGACCTCGACAAGGTCAAGGATTGGCTCGCCAAGGGTGCGCAGCCGTCCGACCGCGTCGCCCGCTTCCTCGACATCACCGGCGTCAAGAAGCGCGAAGCCCGCAACAATCCCGAAAAGGCGGTGCCGCGCAAGGAGCGCAAGGCCGCCGCCGAAGCCGCCGCCAAGAAGTAA